From the genome of Pelmatolapia mariae isolate MD_Pm_ZW linkage group LG12, Pm_UMD_F_2, whole genome shotgun sequence, one region includes:
- the piwil2 gene encoding piwi-like protein 2, with amino-acid sequence MDISLQKWFRGGLRELIVVKVGQMDPGKPPDLTEKIGAHWLGRGRGLQLGESAVGRGRGLLLSTEEPAVGQGRAFPTFSDNSLGLSGAVPITEPVVGRGRALLAQQDIVVGRARGLLIPAVESKVGVARSAGILRLEPHEGPTPPSETMMPALMGEGPTLTKEEIGKPPHVKGSTLVSMFRGMGIEPSATSLGRGATPLGRGAAGDVGEVKLRDAPPGVISTPQSIGPSGEMMGRGSSFLGQGLSPQKMVGLGRAAMPQLGVGRGRALLPSFPAGQDVFVSPMSEPQTEYSQPSLTGTVSPVHTVQEATDLSTGPAAKTELTMEAVREPLNKAGIKGAPINIGSNHIQIQCKNEAVYQYHVTFTPNVESVAMRFGMMKDHRPTTGEVVAFDGSILYLPVKLKDVVVLKSLRRTDNQEIEIKIQMTKILPPSSDLCIPFYNVVLRRVMKIIGLKLVGRNHYDPESAVILGKHRLQVWPGYSTGIKRTDGGLYLCIDVSHKVLRNDSVLDVMNTLYQQSKENFQDECTKELVGSIVITRYNNRTYRIDAIEWNKSPKDTFTLMDGTVTTFVDYYSKNYGITIKEMDQPLLLHRPKERSRQGGKQIITGEILLVPELSFMTGIPEKMRKDFRAMKDLTMHINVSGEQHTHSIKQLLKNINTNPESLNELGGWGLEIGTEIMMIKGRTLPFETICLQSSSFATGADVSWSREVVRDASISSIPLKTWAVFYPRRCTAQAEELVSTFNKVATPIGVQMGRPIYVELRDDRTETYVKTIHSHLTSQPNLQLVVCIIFGNRDDLYSAIKKLCCVKNPIPSQAINVRTISQQQKLKSVAQKILLQMNSKLGGELWTVNVPLKNLMVVGVDVHHDPSKSHQSVMGFVASVNSSLTRWYSRVIFQTPNEELIHGFRVCLLAALQKYYEVNHNLPEKIVVYRDGVSDGQLKMVEQYEIPQLIKCFETFPSYEPKLVFIVVQKRINTTLYSWAANSFGTPPPGTVVDHTLTQKDWVDFYLMAHHIRQGCGLPTHYISLYNTANLTPDHLQRLTFKMCHLYWNWPGTIRVPAPCKYAHKLAFLSGQYLHSEPAIQLSDKLFFL; translated from the exons CTGATAGTGGTAAAAGTTGGTCAGATGGATCCAGGCAAGCCTCCTGATCTCACTGAGAAGATAGGTGCCCATTGGCTGGGACGAGGAAGAGGATTACAGCTTGGGGAGTCTGCTGTAGGACGTGGTAGAGGGCTGCTGCTCTCTACAGAAGAACCTGCTGTAGGACAAGGCAGGGCTTTCCCTACTTTTAGTGATAACTCACTGGGACTAAGTGGAGCTGTCCCCATTACTGAACCTGTGGTAGGAAGAGGTAGAGCGCTGTTGGCGCAACAGGATATAGTAGTTGGTCGAGCCAGAGGGCTGCTCATCCCAGCAGTTGAATCAAAGGTAGGAGTGGCGAGAAGTGCAGGCATACTTAGACTGGAGCCACATGAAGGACCCACACCTCCAAGTGAAACAATGATGCCAGCTCTAATGGGAGAAGGCCCTACTTTGACAAAAGAAGAG ATTGGCAAGCCACCACATGTTAAAGGATCAACACTGGTCTCAATGTTTAGAGGAATGGGCATTGAACCATCAGCGACTTCACTGGGAAGAGGAGCAACACCACTGG GTAGGGGAGCAGCTGGGGATGTGGGAGAGGTGAAACTGCGAGATGCCCCACCAGGTGTCATCAGCACACCACAGAGTATCGGCCCATCTGGAGAAATGATGGGCAGAGGCAGCAG ttTCCTTGGCCAAGGTTTGTCCCCTCAGAAAATGGTGGGCCTCGGAAGAGCAGCTATGCCTCAGCTTGGAGTTGGCAGAGGCCGTGCTTTGCTTCCTTCATTTCCTGCAGGTCAAGACGTGTTTGTTTCTCCAATGTCTGAGCCACAAACAGAATACTCTCAGCCCTCTCTGACAG GAACTGTGTCCCCTGTGCACACCGTTCAAGAAGCCACAGACCTTTCCACTGGTCCAGCTGCAAAGACGGAGCTGACAATGGAGGCAGTTCG TGAGCCACTGAATAAGGCTGGAATCAAAGGAGCTCCTATAAATATTGGGTCAAACCACATCCAAATTCAATGCAAGAATGAAGCGGTGTATCAGTACCATGTTACATTTAC TCCTAATGTCGAATCAGTGGCGATGCGTTTTGGCATGATGAAAGACCACCGTCCAACCACAGGTGAAGTTGTGGCATTTGACGGTTCGATACTGTACCTTCCTGTTAAACTGAAAGAT GTGGTTGTTCTCAAGAGTTTGAGACGGACCGATAATCAGGAAATAGAAATCAAAATTCAAATGACGAAGATTTTACCACCAAGCTCAGATCTGTGCATTCCCTTCTACAATGTGGTGCTCAGGAG GGTGATGAAAATCATTGGACTAAAGCTGGTAGGCAGAAACCATTATGATCCAGAAAGCGCAGTCATTCTTGGAAAACACCG ACTCCAGGTTTGGCCAGGCTACTCAACTGGTATCAAGCGCACAGATGGAGGCCTATACCTGTGTATTGATGTCTCTCACAAAGTCTTGCGGAATGACTCTGTGCTGGATGTTAT GAACACGTTGTACCAACAGAGCAAGGAAAACTTTCAAGATGAATGCACCAAAGAACTCGTCGGCAGCATTGTCATCACCCGCTACAACAACCGCACCTACCGCATCGATGCCATTGAGTGGAACAAATCACCCAAAGACACCTTCACTTTGATGGATGGCACTGTAACTACCTTTGTGGACTATTACAG CAAAAACTATGGCATTACAATCAAAGAGATGGACCAGCCTTTACTCCTGCATCGGCCAAAGGAGAGGTCCAGACAGGGCGGGAAG CAAATCATCACTGGTGAGATCCTTTTAGTCCCAGAGCTTTCCTTCATGACAGGAATTCCTGAGAAAATGAGGAAGGACTTCAGAGCTATGAAA GACTTGACAATGCACATTAACGTGAGTGGTGAGCAGCATACTCACTCAATAAAGCAACTTCTGAAGAACATCAACACCAATCCTGAAAGTCTGAATGAGCTTGGTGGTTGGGGACTGGAGATTGGCACAGAAATCATGATG atCAAAGGTAGAACTCTTCCCTTTGAAACCATCTGCCTGCAGTCTTCATCCTTTGCCACTGGTGCTGATGTGTCTTGGTCCAGAGAGGTTGTGAGGGATGCTTCAATCAGCTCT ATTCCCTTGAAAACCTGGGCCGTCTTCTACCCTCGACGCTGTACAGCACAGGCTGAAGAGCTTGTTTCCACCTTTAACAAGGTGGCCACACCTATTGGGGTCCAGATGGGTCGACCCATTTATGTGGAGCTGAGGGATGATCGGACCGAGACTTATGTCAAGACCATCCACTCGCACCTCACGAGTCAG CCCAATTTGCAGCTTGTAGTTTGCATCATTTTTGGCAACAGAGATGATCTCTACAGTGCCATCAAGAAGCTGTGCTGTGTTAAAAATCCCATCCCATCCCAG GCCATCAATGTCCGCACAATTTCCCAGCAACAGAAGTTGAAGAGTGTGGCACAGAAGATActtctgcagatgaacagcaagTTAGGAGGAGAGCTGTGGACTGTCAATGTTCCTCTG AAAAACCTGATGGTAGTTGGAGTTGATGTCCACCACGACCCCAGCAAGTCTCATCAGTCAGTTATGGGGTTTGTCGCGAGCGTGAACAG CTCATTGACCCGCTGGTACTCCAGAGTAATTTTCCAGACCCCCAATGAGGAACTGATCCATGGCTTCAGGGTTTGCTTACTGGCTGCactgcagaaatactatgag GTAAACCACAACTTGCCAGAAAAGATTGTGGTGTACAGAGATGGTGTCTCAGACGGCCAGCTTAAAATGGTGGAGCAGTACGAGATCCCACAGTTGATCAAATGCTTTGAGACTTTCCCCAGCTACGAGCCCAAGCTGGTCTTCATCGTGGTACAAAAGCGCATTAACACCACTCTCTACTCCTGGGCTGCAAACAGCTTTGGCACTCCCCCTCCTGGAACTGTCGTGGATCACACCCTCACTCAGAAAGATTG GGTGGACTTCTACCTGATGGCACATCACATTCGTCAGGGCTGCGGACTTCCGACACACTACATCTCTTTATACAACACGGCAAACCTCACACCAGACCATTTGCAAAG GTTGACTTTCAAGATGTGCCATTTGTACTGGAACTGGCCCGGCACCATTCGTGTTCCAGCACCCTGCAAATATGCCCACAAACTGGCTTTCCTGTCTGGCCAGTACCTCCACTCAGAGCCGGCCATCCAGCTCTCAGACAAGCTCTTCTTCCTTTGA